One part of the Desulfonatronum thioautotrophicum genome encodes these proteins:
- the neuC gene encoding UDP-N-acetylglucosamine 2-epimerase: protein MRKICVVIGSRANYSSIKSAMKAIQDHPGLELQLIAGASAILDRYGAVVDLIERDGFTPNARMFMLIEGETPATMAKSTGVGLMELPTLFEMLCPDIVLTVGDRFETMATTLAAAYMNLPIAHTMGGEVTGTIDESIRHAVTKFAHIHFPASADARDRIIHLGERPEAVHLVGCPRIDLVARTLEQDKANGLQEIFLEGVGTELDLSKPFVIVSQHPVTTEYGEGERQITATLEAVRSLAIPAIVLWPNPDAGSDDIARGIRKWREQGKAVNMRFFKNLPTDTYIRLMARTACLVGNSSSGIREGAFIGTPVVNIGSRQVMRERGANVMDVPHDRDAIAEALCRQVKVGRYPSEPVYGDGTAGQKIAGVLAACSWNIQKRITY from the coding sequence ATGCGTAAAATTTGCGTCGTTATCGGCTCTCGTGCCAATTACAGCAGTATAAAATCAGCCATGAAGGCCATTCAGGACCATCCGGGGCTGGAATTGCAGCTTATTGCCGGGGCTTCGGCCATCCTTGATCGTTATGGGGCGGTGGTTGATCTGATTGAGCGGGACGGGTTTACGCCTAATGCTCGGATGTTCATGCTTATCGAGGGCGAGACTCCGGCAACCATGGCCAAGTCCACAGGGGTTGGGCTGATGGAACTGCCTACGTTGTTTGAGATGCTGTGCCCAGATATCGTCCTGACTGTTGGGGATCGGTTTGAAACCATGGCCACGACCCTGGCCGCGGCCTACATGAACCTGCCCATTGCCCACACCATGGGCGGCGAAGTGACCGGAACCATTGACGAGAGCATCCGCCACGCCGTGACCAAATTCGCACACATCCATTTCCCGGCCAGCGCGGACGCAAGGGATAGGATCATCCACCTGGGTGAACGTCCCGAAGCTGTTCATCTGGTGGGCTGCCCACGAATTGATCTGGTGGCCCGGACCCTGGAGCAGGATAAGGCCAATGGCCTGCAAGAGATTTTTCTGGAAGGGGTCGGCACGGAGTTGGACCTAAGCAAACCCTTTGTGATCGTGTCGCAGCACCCAGTGACCACCGAATACGGAGAGGGCGAGCGGCAGATCACCGCCACGCTGGAGGCAGTCCGCTCGCTGGCTATCCCAGCCATCGTCCTCTGGCCCAACCCTGACGCCGGCTCCGACGACATCGCCCGGGGCATCCGCAAATGGCGGGAGCAGGGCAAAGCCGTGAACATGCGTTTCTTCAAGAACCTGCCGACCGATACCTACATCCGCTTGATGGCTAGAACCGCCTGCCTCGTAGGTAATTCCTCAAGCGGTATTCGTGAAGGGGCTTTTATTGGTACTCCAGTGGTCAACATCGGTTCCAGGCAGGTTATGCGGGAACGTGGGGCAAATGTGATGGATGTGCCGCATGATCGAGATGCTATTGCTGAAGCTCTATGCAGACAAGTAAAGGTAGGACGCTACCCGTCCGAACCAGTTTATGGTGATGGTACTGCCGGACAAAAAATTGCAGGAGTACTGGCCGCATGCTCGTGGAACATTCAAAAAAG